The following proteins are encoded in a genomic region of Corallococcus soli:
- a CDS encoding HAD family hydrolase: protein MTPAAAPLRAAVFDMDGTLVDNMDFHNRAWVTLARKLGLEELTAERFQNDFAGKKNEEIFPELLGRTLSVAELDALAEEKESHYRAIYRPYLALHRGAEGFLHRLRDARLPMAVATAAPQGNRELVLDGLAVRPLFACVVGAEQVKRGKPSPDIFLAAAEALKVPPESCVAFEDAINGVLSARAAGMVTVGITTTTTAELLKKAGAHYTAADFDTLPPELLARLFVARP from the coding sequence ATGACTCCCGCAGCCGCCCCCCTGCGCGCCGCCGTCTTCGACATGGACGGCACGCTTGTCGACAACATGGACTTCCACAACCGGGCCTGGGTGACGCTTGCCCGGAAGCTCGGGCTGGAGGAGCTGACCGCCGAGCGGTTCCAGAACGACTTCGCGGGCAAGAAGAACGAGGAGATCTTCCCGGAGCTCCTCGGGCGCACGCTGTCGGTCGCGGAGCTGGACGCGCTCGCGGAGGAGAAGGAGTCCCACTACCGCGCCATCTACCGGCCCTACCTGGCGCTGCACCGGGGCGCGGAGGGGTTCCTCCACCGGCTGCGGGACGCGCGCCTGCCCATGGCCGTGGCCACCGCCGCGCCGCAGGGCAACCGCGAGCTGGTGCTGGACGGGCTCGCCGTGCGGCCGCTCTTCGCGTGCGTCGTCGGCGCGGAGCAGGTGAAGCGGGGCAAGCCCTCGCCGGACATCTTCCTGGCCGCGGCCGAGGCGCTGAAGGTCCCCCCGGAGTCGTGCGTGGCCTTCGAGGACGCCATCAACGGCGTGCTGTCCGCGCGCGCCGCCGGCATGGTCACCGTGGGCATCACCACCACCACCACCGCCGAGCTCCTGAAGAAGGCCGGCGCCCATTACACCGCCGCGGACTTCGACACGCTGCCCCCGGAGCTGCTGGCGCGGCTGTTCGTCGCGCGTCCCTGA
- a CDS encoding enoyl-CoA hydratase/isomerase family protein: MSEDVLLETRGAVGLVTLNRPRALNALSLGMCRALHPRLDAWAADPAVKAVVIRGAGGKAFCAGGDVRAVAGSVDRPEGEASLSREFFQAEYALNHRIHHFPKPFVALVDGICMGGGLGLSMHGGFRVVTERLLLAMPETAIGIFPDVGGGWFLPRFPGETGTYLGLTGARCDAADAVWLGYATHRVESSRMEEVLDALVAADWSAPAHHAVAHVLAGFLAEPGTSALEARADAIARCFRGDRVEDILAALEREGSTWAEQTRATLLRMSPTSLKVTLRQLREGRGRDYDAMARVEYRLSQALTARPDFREGIRAVLVDKDQQPRWSPATLAEVTDAEVEACFAPRPGDELVLPSLG, from the coding sequence ATGAGCGAGGACGTGCTGCTGGAGACCCGGGGAGCCGTGGGCCTTGTCACCCTCAACCGCCCGAGGGCGCTCAACGCGCTCTCCCTGGGCATGTGCCGGGCGCTGCATCCCCGGCTGGACGCCTGGGCGGCGGATCCCGCCGTGAAGGCGGTGGTGATCCGGGGCGCGGGAGGCAAGGCGTTCTGCGCGGGAGGGGACGTGCGCGCGGTGGCCGGCTCGGTGGACCGCCCGGAGGGGGAGGCGTCGCTGTCCCGGGAGTTCTTCCAGGCGGAGTACGCGCTCAACCACCGCATCCACCACTTCCCGAAGCCCTTCGTCGCGCTGGTGGACGGCATCTGCATGGGCGGCGGGCTGGGCCTGTCGATGCATGGCGGGTTCCGCGTCGTCACGGAGAGGCTGCTGCTCGCGATGCCGGAGACGGCCATCGGCATCTTCCCGGACGTGGGCGGTGGCTGGTTCCTGCCGCGCTTCCCGGGCGAGACGGGCACGTACCTGGGGCTGACGGGCGCGCGGTGTGACGCGGCGGACGCGGTGTGGCTCGGGTATGCGACGCACCGGGTGGAGTCCTCCAGGATGGAGGAGGTGTTGGACGCGCTGGTGGCGGCGGACTGGAGCGCCCCCGCGCACCATGCGGTGGCGCACGTCCTGGCGGGCTTCCTCGCGGAGCCGGGGACCTCCGCGCTGGAGGCGCGGGCGGACGCCATCGCGCGGTGCTTCCGGGGGGACCGGGTGGAGGACATCCTGGCGGCGCTGGAGCGGGAGGGCTCGACGTGGGCGGAGCAGACGCGGGCCACGCTGCTGCGCATGTCGCCCACGAGCCTCAAGGTGACGCTGCGGCAGCTTCGCGAGGGACGCGGGCGGGACTACGACGCGATGGCGCGCGTGGAGTACCGCTTGAGCCAGGCGCTGACCGCGCGGCCGGACTTCCGGGAGGGCATCCGGGCCGTGCTCGTGGACAAGGATCAGCAGCCGCGCTGGAGCCCGGCCACGCTCGCGGAGGTGACGGACGCGGAGGTGGAGGCGTGCTTCGCCCCGCGACCCGGGGACGAGCTGGTGCTGCCCTCGCTGGGCTGA
- a CDS encoding DUF523 domain-containing protein, which translates to MDSAPGASAREARRQALRDAPVVLVSACLLGEACRYDGRSQRSERVLAALEGKSVVPICPEAAAGMGIPRPPVDLAGGTGVDVWAGRARALTRDTREDRTAAFQDGARLALDAAKRFGVPVALLKEKSPSCGSQRVYDTGVLRPGEGITTALLRADGRTVVSDEDL; encoded by the coding sequence GTGGACTCCGCGCCAGGCGCTTCGGCGCGGGAGGCACGACGGCAGGCCCTGCGCGATGCGCCCGTGGTCCTGGTGAGCGCGTGCCTGCTGGGTGAGGCGTGTCGGTATGACGGACGCTCGCAGCGCTCGGAGCGGGTGCTGGCGGCGCTGGAGGGCAAGTCCGTGGTCCCCATCTGTCCGGAGGCCGCCGCGGGCATGGGCATTCCCCGGCCTCCCGTGGACCTGGCCGGTGGCACGGGCGTGGACGTCTGGGCCGGCCGCGCACGCGCCCTCACCCGGGACACGCGCGAGGACCGCACCGCCGCGTTCCAGGACGGGGCCCGGCTGGCGCTGGACGCCGCGAAGCGGTTCGGTGTCCCGGTGGCCCTGCTGAAGGAGAAGAGCCCTTCGTGCGGCAGCCAGCGCGTCTATGACACCGGCGTGCTGCGTCCCGGCGAAGGCATCACGACCGCGCTGCTGCGCGCGGACGGACGCACCGTCGTGAGCGACGAGGACCTGTAG
- the purN gene encoding phosphoribosylglycinamide formyltransferase, with the protein MSAKRARLGVLISGGGSNLQALLDAAAQADFPAEVACVVSNMPTAYGLERARKAGVRAEVVDHKAFASKADFEAAVRGVLADAGVEWVCLAGFMRLVSADFLKHFAGRVLNIHPSLLPAFPGLHAQRQALERGVKVAGCTVHYVDAGTDTGPILAQAAVPVLPRDDEASLSARILAEEHRLYPLAVRLAVTGAVTLEGMRTRVDAIVTGDGTALRSPGAPK; encoded by the coding sequence ATGAGCGCGAAGCGGGCGCGGCTGGGGGTGCTCATCAGCGGAGGCGGGAGCAACCTCCAGGCGCTGCTCGACGCGGCCGCGCAGGCGGACTTCCCGGCCGAGGTGGCCTGCGTGGTGTCCAACATGCCCACCGCCTACGGGCTGGAGCGCGCGCGCAAGGCGGGCGTGCGCGCGGAGGTGGTGGACCACAAGGCCTTCGCGTCCAAGGCGGACTTCGAGGCGGCGGTGCGCGGCGTGCTGGCCGACGCGGGCGTGGAGTGGGTGTGCCTGGCGGGCTTCATGCGGCTGGTGAGCGCCGACTTCCTGAAGCACTTCGCGGGGCGCGTGCTGAACATCCACCCTTCCCTGCTGCCCGCGTTCCCGGGGCTGCACGCGCAGCGCCAGGCGCTGGAGCGCGGCGTGAAGGTGGCCGGGTGCACGGTGCACTACGTGGACGCGGGCACGGACACCGGGCCCATCCTCGCGCAGGCGGCGGTGCCGGTGCTCCCGCGGGATGACGAAGCGAGCCTGAGTGCGCGCATCCTCGCGGAGGAGCACCGGCTGTATCCGCTCGCCGTGCGGCTGGCGGTGACGGGCGCGGTGACGCTGGAGGGGATGCGCACGCGCGTGGACGCGATTGTCACGGGCGACGGGACGGCCCTGCGCAGTCCGGGTGCGCCGAAGTGA
- the purM gene encoding phosphoribosylformylglycinamidine cyclo-ligase: MGTTYKQSGVDIEAGDAFVERIKPHAARTTRPEVMGGVGGFGGLFALPPGKYQAPVLVAGTDGVGTKLKVAFLAGRHDTVGIDLVAMSVNDILTCGAEPLFFLDYFATGKLDVDAAAEVVKGIALGCEQAGCALLGGETAEMPGFYARGEYDVAGFCVGVVERSAIIDGKTVAPGDALIGLTSSGLHSNGYSLARKVLLEDAKLALDVAPLGLDRPLADALLEPTRIYVKDALALCQAVKVKGMAHITGSGIPGNLPRCLPDGTRAVLSEAAWKKPAIFDLIAKTGNVARDEMFSTFNMGLGLIVVVAKEDVAKALEVLRGRGVEASEVGRVEAGQGEATAVIDP; encoded by the coding sequence GTGGGAACGACCTATAAGCAGAGCGGCGTAGACATCGAGGCGGGCGACGCCTTCGTCGAACGAATCAAGCCCCATGCCGCGCGCACCACGCGCCCCGAGGTGATGGGCGGGGTGGGCGGCTTCGGCGGCCTGTTCGCGCTGCCGCCCGGCAAGTACCAGGCGCCCGTGCTGGTGGCGGGCACGGACGGCGTGGGCACCAAGCTCAAGGTGGCCTTCCTCGCGGGGCGGCACGACACGGTGGGCATCGACCTGGTGGCCATGTCGGTGAACGACATCCTCACCTGCGGCGCGGAGCCGCTGTTCTTCCTGGACTACTTCGCCACCGGCAAGCTGGACGTGGACGCGGCGGCGGAGGTGGTGAAGGGCATCGCGCTGGGCTGCGAGCAGGCGGGGTGCGCGCTGCTGGGCGGGGAGACGGCGGAGATGCCGGGCTTCTACGCGCGCGGCGAGTACGACGTCGCGGGCTTCTGCGTGGGCGTGGTGGAGCGCTCGGCCATCATCGACGGCAAGACGGTGGCGCCGGGCGACGCGCTCATCGGCCTGACGTCGTCGGGGCTGCACAGCAACGGCTACTCGCTGGCGCGCAAGGTGCTGCTGGAGGACGCGAAGCTGGCGCTGGACGTGGCGCCGCTGGGGTTGGATCGCCCGCTGGCTGACGCGCTGCTGGAGCCCACGCGCATCTACGTGAAGGACGCGCTCGCGCTGTGCCAGGCGGTGAAGGTGAAGGGCATGGCGCACATCACCGGCAGCGGCATCCCGGGCAACCTGCCCCGGTGCCTGCCGGACGGGACGCGCGCGGTGCTGAGCGAGGCGGCGTGGAAGAAGCCGGCCATCTTCGACCTCATCGCGAAGACGGGCAACGTCGCGCGCGATGAGATGTTCAGCACGTTCAACATGGGCCTGGGCCTCATCGTCGTGGTGGCGAAGGAGGACGTGGCGAAGGCGCTGGAGGTGCTGCGCGGCCGGGGCGTGGAAGCGTCCGAGGTGGGCCGGGTGGAAGCGGGCCAGGGCGAGGCCACGGCGGTCATCGACCCATGA
- a CDS encoding Crp/Fnr family transcriptional regulator, with protein MGAEETLFQRFGKEFPKGTELFREGEIGKEMFVIQSGKIAISKRVRDVEKVLAVLGPGEFFGEMAIISNKPRNASAIVHDDAKLLVIDPKTFEAMIRGNAEIAVRMIKKLTERLSEADAQIENLLHGDPASRVVHQILQTCQARGRQQEEGVEIDFAVREMPRQIGVGEPAVRSMLDRMERAGLIERSGDRLTVYDTARLHDFLNYLEMKWKFGDL; from the coding sequence ATGGGCGCCGAGGAAACCCTCTTTCAAAGATTTGGCAAGGAGTTCCCCAAGGGCACCGAGCTCTTCCGCGAGGGAGAGATCGGCAAGGAGATGTTCGTCATCCAATCCGGGAAGATCGCCATCTCCAAGCGCGTGCGCGACGTGGAGAAGGTCCTGGCCGTCCTGGGACCGGGCGAATTCTTCGGTGAGATGGCCATCATCTCCAACAAGCCCCGGAACGCCTCCGCCATCGTCCATGACGACGCGAAGCTGCTCGTCATCGACCCGAAGACCTTCGAGGCGATGATCCGCGGCAACGCGGAGATCGCCGTCCGGATGATCAAGAAGCTGACCGAGCGCCTGTCGGAGGCGGACGCCCAGATTGAAAACCTGCTCCACGGCGACCCCGCCAGCCGCGTGGTCCATCAGATCCTCCAGACCTGCCAGGCGCGGGGCCGGCAGCAGGAGGAGGGCGTGGAGATCGACTTCGCGGTGCGGGAGATGCCCCGGCAGATCGGCGTGGGCGAGCCGGCCGTGCGCAGCATGTTGGACCGGATGGAGCGCGCGGGGCTCATCGAGCGCAGCGGTGACAGACTGACCGTGTATGACACGGCCCGGCTGCATGACTTCCTCAACTACCTTGAGATGAAGTGGAAGTTCGGAGACCTCTAG
- a CDS encoding MBL fold metallo-hydrolase, whose protein sequence is MKLQVLGCHGGELPTCRSTCFLVDDVLALDAGALTGTLSLEQLCKVDDILVGHSHFDHVKDLPLLADLVIGRRDKPVTIHASRECARALRENMFNNALWPDFTRIPTRHKPVLAIKTFRAGSTFQVGPYTVKSVPVSHPVESCAFIISDGKSSLAMSGDTGPTDKLWKALNATKNLKALLLEASFPNSLQALADISGHLTPATVGSELRKFDRNGAQVMLYHLKPAFISQLKKELAPLPVNVLELGEIFQF, encoded by the coding sequence GTGAAGCTGCAAGTCCTCGGGTGCCACGGCGGCGAGCTTCCCACGTGCAGGAGCACCTGCTTCCTCGTGGACGACGTGCTCGCGCTCGACGCGGGCGCACTCACCGGGACGCTTTCGCTGGAGCAGCTGTGCAAGGTCGACGACATCCTCGTCGGCCACAGCCACTTCGACCACGTGAAGGACCTGCCGCTGCTCGCCGACCTGGTCATCGGCCGGCGCGACAAGCCCGTCACCATCCATGCCTCCCGCGAGTGCGCCCGGGCGCTGCGCGAGAACATGTTCAACAACGCGCTGTGGCCGGACTTCACGCGCATCCCCACGCGCCACAAGCCCGTCCTGGCCATCAAGACCTTCCGCGCCGGCAGCACCTTCCAGGTGGGCCCCTACACCGTGAAGAGCGTGCCGGTGAGCCACCCGGTGGAGTCGTGCGCCTTCATCATCTCCGACGGGAAGTCCTCCCTCGCGATGAGCGGCGACACCGGCCCCACGGACAAGCTGTGGAAGGCGCTCAACGCCACGAAGAACCTCAAGGCGCTGCTGCTGGAGGCCAGCTTCCCCAACAGCCTCCAGGCCCTGGCGGACATCTCCGGCCACCTGACGCCCGCCACGGTGGGCTCGGAGCTGCGCAAGTTCGACCGCAACGGCGCCCAGGTGATGCTCTACCACCTGAAGCCCGCCTTCATCTCCCAGCTCAAGAAGGAGCTGGCCCCACTGCCGGTGAACGTCCTGGAACTGGGGGAGATCTTCCAGTTCTAG
- the accD gene encoding acetyl-CoA carboxylase, carboxyltransferase subunit beta — MAWFSKKPRIAVDPEPVAEPQPSRMQGLWAKCESCDEIIYRQELEKNWMVCPHCEHHHAWTARSRLAATLDPDSFEEFDKGLEPLDPLGFSDTKKYKDRLKTTRKNLDENDAFISGVGRIEGHQVSVGCFLFEFMGGSMGSVVGEKVTRVFERAYELKCPALVFSASGGARMQEGIFSLMQMAKTSAAIARFRNSGKPYVSVMLNPTTGGVAASFSWLGDVILAEPHALIGFAGPRVIEQTIRQKLPEGFQRSEFLLDHGMIDAIIHRKELRAKLGQLLGLLG; from the coding sequence ATGGCCTGGTTCTCCAAGAAGCCCCGTATCGCCGTCGACCCCGAGCCTGTCGCCGAGCCCCAGCCGTCCCGCATGCAGGGCCTGTGGGCCAAGTGCGAGAGCTGCGACGAGATCATCTACCGTCAGGAGCTGGAGAAGAACTGGATGGTGTGTCCGCACTGCGAACACCACCACGCCTGGACGGCGCGCTCCCGGCTCGCGGCAACGTTGGATCCGGACTCCTTCGAGGAGTTCGACAAGGGACTGGAGCCGTTGGATCCGCTCGGGTTCAGCGACACCAAGAAGTACAAGGACCGGCTGAAGACCACGCGCAAGAACCTGGACGAGAACGACGCGTTCATCTCAGGCGTGGGCCGCATCGAGGGCCACCAGGTCTCCGTGGGCTGCTTCCTCTTCGAGTTCATGGGCGGCTCCATGGGCTCGGTGGTGGGAGAGAAGGTGACGCGCGTGTTCGAGCGCGCCTACGAGCTCAAGTGCCCCGCGCTGGTGTTCTCCGCGTCCGGCGGCGCGCGCATGCAGGAGGGCATCTTCTCCCTGATGCAGATGGCGAAGACGTCCGCGGCCATCGCGCGCTTCCGCAACAGCGGCAAGCCGTACGTGTCCGTGATGCTCAACCCCACCACCGGCGGCGTGGCCGCGTCCTTCTCCTGGCTGGGCGACGTCATCCTCGCGGAGCCGCACGCCCTCATCGGCTTCGCGGGCCCGCGCGTCATCGAGCAGACCATCCGCCAGAAGCTCCCGGAGGGCTTCCAGCGCTCGGAGTTCCTGCTGGACCACGGGATGATCGACGCCATCATCCACCGCAAGGAGCTGCGCGCGAAGCTGGGGCAGCTCCTGGGCCTGCTGGGGTAG
- a CDS encoding bifunctional folylpolyglutamate synthase/dihydrofolate synthase: protein MDAPRTPEEALRFFQALNPSGIKLGLERVRDALLALGHPERDYPALHVAGTNGKGSTCAFVARALEAAGHRVGLYTSPHLVRVNERIRVAGEDIPDDVFGQRILEVLERYPSALTDPMTYFEFGTVVALWHFSRERVDVAVLETGLGGRLDATSAASPVVTCVTPVSFDHMEYLGHTLRDIAWEKAGIFKPSVPVVLSRQEPEAMDALLRRAGQLGVPVVVEGRDFHLEAGADGGLAYRGPVWSLGGLTLSLRGPYQRQNAAVALACLEALQARGVAVTPEAAREGLASARWPGRLEEVAAHPPVVVDGAHNPAGVAVLLEALDALYAGRPLHLVFGVVADKDRGPMMRALFPRATSVHLTPLDTPRSLAPERYMDEARAACSRVVAHASLAEALAGARVDADGSPGGWVLCTGSLFLVGAVKRLLA, encoded by the coding sequence ATGGACGCGCCCCGCACCCCCGAAGAGGCCCTGCGCTTCTTCCAGGCGCTCAACCCCTCCGGCATCAAGCTGGGGCTGGAGCGGGTGCGGGACGCGCTCCTCGCGTTGGGCCACCCGGAGCGGGACTACCCGGCGCTGCACGTCGCCGGCACCAACGGCAAGGGCAGCACCTGCGCCTTCGTGGCCCGCGCGCTCGAAGCCGCCGGCCACCGCGTGGGGCTCTACACGTCGCCGCACCTGGTGCGCGTCAACGAGCGCATCCGCGTGGCGGGCGAGGACATCCCGGACGACGTCTTCGGGCAGCGCATCCTGGAGGTGCTGGAGCGCTACCCCTCCGCGCTGACGGACCCGATGACGTACTTCGAGTTCGGCACCGTGGTCGCCCTCTGGCACTTCTCGCGGGAGCGCGTGGACGTGGCCGTGCTGGAGACCGGCCTCGGCGGACGGCTTGACGCCACCAGCGCCGCGAGCCCCGTCGTCACCTGCGTCACCCCGGTGTCCTTCGACCACATGGAGTACCTGGGCCACACGCTCCGGGACATCGCCTGGGAGAAGGCCGGCATCTTCAAGCCCTCCGTGCCGGTGGTGCTCTCGCGCCAGGAGCCGGAGGCGATGGACGCGCTGCTGCGCCGCGCCGGACAGCTGGGCGTCCCCGTCGTCGTGGAGGGGCGCGACTTCCACCTGGAGGCCGGCGCTGACGGCGGGCTGGCGTACCGGGGGCCTGTCTGGTCGCTCGGCGGCCTGACGCTGTCCCTGCGGGGGCCCTACCAGCGGCAGAACGCGGCGGTGGCCCTGGCCTGCCTGGAAGCCCTCCAGGCGCGGGGCGTGGCGGTGACCCCGGAGGCGGCCCGGGAGGGGCTGGCCTCCGCGCGGTGGCCCGGCCGGCTGGAAGAGGTGGCGGCCCATCCCCCGGTGGTGGTGGACGGGGCCCACAACCCGGCGGGCGTGGCGGTGCTGCTGGAGGCCCTGGATGCCCTCTACGCGGGGCGTCCCCTGCACCTGGTGTTCGGGGTGGTGGCGGACAAGGACCGGGGCCCCATGATGCGCGCCCTGTTTCCGCGGGCGACCTCCGTCCACCTCACGCCGCTGGACACGCCGCGCTCGTTGGCGCCAGAGCGATACATGGACGAAGCGCGCGCCGCGTGTTCACGCGTGGTCGCTCATGCCTCCCTGGCGGAGGCCCTGGCCGGGGCCCGGGTCGATGCTGACGGCAGTCCGGGGGGATGGGTCCTTTGTACAGGTTCCCTCTTCCTGGTCGGCGCCGTGAAGCGATTGCTCGCGTGA
- a CDS encoding alpha/beta fold hydrolase: protein MRLPDWRSALPGPPMPTVDEVDFRALYSKTNYVVETADGWSLVITRYRPVKQAFAQPLFGEPLLLVHGFSQNRHTWTSGQFVKNLLFFGVDIHILELRGHGKSSIAFQKERAERFKRPLPTDLDYGWDLDSYFLYDLPAAVSGVKRITRRERVFYCGHSMGGMLGYGYAGIHDDFEGLITIGAPADLGRGFMLLRMLAHGSPLLASAVDMALGGMNLNRRATSFGRSLLAKGAGAFNPELQKRLTGDTPKSLVFNAVPVDVVLKFVERQLAQADDSKLYQRFTRKLNRLVNTERVSRDDIRWLLREGGEREPRKVIEQFARWIRRGEMVCYRTDYDFKRGFGKIEIPMAIIFGDLDPLASVESTRSVYRAAKSEYLLWRPVKGNSHVELTMGHDIRQICYDIKNLIEYTRTHRTRSPSLPRLR, encoded by the coding sequence ATGCGCCTGCCGGACTGGAGATCGGCCCTCCCGGGCCCTCCGATGCCCACCGTCGATGAAGTCGACTTCCGGGCGCTGTACTCGAAGACGAACTACGTGGTGGAGACGGCGGACGGATGGTCGCTTGTCATCACGCGATACCGGCCGGTGAAACAGGCGTTCGCGCAGCCGCTGTTCGGTGAGCCGCTGCTGCTCGTGCACGGCTTCTCCCAGAACCGGCACACCTGGACCAGCGGCCAGTTCGTCAAGAACCTGCTGTTCTTCGGCGTGGACATCCACATCCTGGAGCTGCGCGGGCACGGCAAGAGCTCCATCGCGTTCCAGAAGGAGCGCGCCGAGCGCTTCAAGCGCCCGCTGCCCACGGACCTGGACTACGGCTGGGACCTGGACAGCTACTTCCTCTACGACCTGCCGGCGGCCGTCTCCGGCGTGAAGCGCATCACCCGCCGCGAGCGCGTCTTCTATTGCGGCCACTCCATGGGCGGCATGCTGGGCTACGGCTACGCCGGCATCCACGACGACTTCGAGGGCCTCATCACCATTGGCGCTCCCGCGGACCTGGGGCGCGGGTTCATGCTGCTGCGCATGCTGGCGCACGGCTCGCCGCTGCTGGCCAGCGCGGTGGACATGGCGCTGGGCGGGATGAACCTGAACCGCCGCGCGACGTCGTTCGGCCGCTCGCTGCTGGCGAAGGGGGCGGGCGCCTTCAACCCGGAGCTCCAGAAGCGCCTGACGGGGGACACCCCGAAGTCGCTCGTGTTCAACGCGGTGCCGGTGGACGTCGTCCTGAAGTTCGTGGAGCGACAGCTGGCGCAGGCGGATGACTCCAAGCTGTATCAGCGTTTCACGCGCAAGCTGAACCGGCTGGTCAACACCGAACGCGTCAGCCGCGATGACATCCGCTGGCTGCTGCGCGAGGGCGGCGAGCGCGAGCCGCGCAAGGTGATTGAGCAGTTCGCCCGGTGGATCCGCCGGGGCGAGATGGTCTGCTACCGCACCGACTACGACTTCAAGCGCGGCTTCGGGAAGATTGAAATCCCCATGGCCATCATCTTCGGGGACCTGGATCCGCTGGCCTCCGTGGAGTCCACCCGCAGCGTGTATCGCGCGGCGAAGAGCGAATACCTGCTGTGGCGGCCGGTGAAGGGCAACAGCCACGTCGAGCTGACCATGGGGCACGACATCCGGCAGATCTGCTACGACATCAAGAACCTCATTGAATACACACGCACGCACCGCACGCGCTCGCCAAGCCTGCCTCGCTTGCGTTGA
- a CDS encoding AMIN domain-containing protein: MKAFAVSLLGWVLVPLVALAQQSAPADLNTITRISVNGGTVEITGSKKPDFNSFTMTDPPRLVLDVSGAVFQGVDEEQPVGNGTVTGIRTATYGTESASIARILIGYEREVETDIQSSGNTLVVKVLGGGGAAVAANTPAQPQGTAAAGNAPTGANAQDAARAAASDREAQEKAARAAADAARADREAQEKAAAEAAARAKADADTERQKQEEARLASQRQDAERRASEEAAIAERKRQEEDARVAAKRAEDERRATEQAAAEAKRQQQEQAQASAKNTQEQQRAAAQAAADTKRAAAQAAAEEKRAAAQAAAEAKRQQQEQAQASAQARREEQQQARVAAAEAKRQQAQEARERRQERTVASRETPSRAPSQGSAARERGGGQTSSRRKTMTLVGFQQQPDSSRVFVRTNEAVAYNVSESGNQVVLELENTRVVESNNTLPLDTHFFPSAVTRVEAFAGAGNTVRVVIQLRQGVRYQTRQDGGLITLDFPRPGR, encoded by the coding sequence ATGAAGGCCTTTGCGGTGTCGCTGCTCGGATGGGTGCTCGTGCCCCTGGTGGCGCTGGCGCAGCAGTCGGCGCCGGCGGACCTCAACACCATCACCCGCATCAGCGTGAACGGTGGGACGGTGGAGATCACCGGCAGCAAGAAGCCGGACTTCAACAGCTTCACCATGACGGATCCCCCCCGGCTGGTGCTGGACGTGTCCGGCGCCGTCTTCCAGGGCGTGGATGAGGAGCAGCCGGTGGGCAACGGCACCGTCACCGGCATCCGCACCGCCACGTACGGCACCGAGTCCGCCTCCATCGCGCGCATCCTCATCGGCTACGAGCGCGAGGTGGAGACCGACATCCAGTCCTCCGGCAACACGCTGGTGGTGAAGGTCCTGGGCGGCGGCGGCGCGGCCGTCGCTGCGAACACGCCGGCGCAGCCGCAGGGCACCGCGGCCGCGGGCAACGCGCCCACCGGGGCCAACGCCCAGGACGCGGCCCGCGCCGCCGCGTCGGACCGCGAGGCCCAGGAGAAGGCCGCCAGGGCCGCCGCCGACGCCGCCCGCGCGGACCGCGAGGCCCAGGAGAAGGCCGCCGCCGAGGCCGCCGCCCGCGCCAAGGCGGACGCGGACACCGAGCGCCAGAAGCAGGAGGAGGCCCGCCTCGCCTCGCAGCGCCAGGACGCGGAGCGCCGTGCCTCCGAGGAGGCCGCCATCGCCGAGCGCAAGCGCCAGGAGGAGGACGCCCGCGTGGCCGCGAAGCGCGCGGAGGACGAGCGCCGCGCCACCGAACAGGCCGCCGCCGAGGCGAAGCGCCAGCAGCAGGAGCAGGCCCAGGCCTCCGCGAAGAACACCCAGGAGCAGCAGCGCGCCGCGGCCCAGGCCGCCGCCGACACGAAGCGCGCCGCCGCGCAGGCCGCCGCCGAGGAGAAGCGCGCCGCCGCGCAGGCCGCCGCCGAGGCGAAGCGCCAGCAGCAGGAGCAGGCCCAGGCCTCCGCCCAGGCCCGCCGCGAGGAGCAGCAGCAGGCCCGCGTCGCCGCCGCCGAGGCGAAGCGCCAGCAGGCCCAGGAGGCCCGCGAGCGCCGCCAGGAGCGGACGGTGGCGTCCCGCGAGACGCCCTCGCGCGCCCCGAGCCAGGGCAGCGCGGCGCGCGAGCGCGGCGGGGGACAGACGTCGTCGCGCCGCAAGACGATGACGCTGGTGGGCTTCCAGCAGCAGCCGGACAGCTCGCGCGTGTTCGTGCGCACCAACGAAGCGGTGGCCTACAACGTGAGCGAGTCCGGCAACCAGGTGGTGCTGGAGCTGGAGAACACGCGCGTGGTGGAGTCCAACAACACGCTGCCGCTGGACACGCACTTCTTCCCGTCGGCGGTGACGCGCGTGGAGGCGTTCGCCGGCGCCGGCAACACCGTGCGCGTCGTCATCCAGCTGCGGCAGGGCGTTCGCTACCAGACGCGGCAGGACGGGGGGCTCATCACCCTCGACTTCCCGCGTCCGGGCCGCTAG